From Roseofilum reptotaenium CS-1145, the proteins below share one genomic window:
- a CDS encoding COP23 domain-containing protein: MMNLSLSNLFRTGAKLLSVVSLTTLSITLPQPSQAQSARFYCGTSQGSPATLVDSPRGVVPVIVWQSSYFEGSGYSPQRRCQEVSSRFQTYYNNKILEYLTTGIVNGYPVICVSQTNGGSCAGVLFTLQQGDDANRVLQQMFSVRSGASTPLYQSTGRRPRPRKLYIDMENYLNTAPVESGSSPSVAPTQPQPAPNPAPANNPGSGSGGSIW, encoded by the coding sequence ATGATGAACCTATCTTTATCCAATTTGTTTCGTACTGGCGCAAAACTTTTGAGTGTTGTGTCGCTGACTACCTTGAGTATCACGCTACCCCAACCCAGTCAGGCTCAAAGCGCCCGATTTTACTGCGGAACGAGCCAGGGTTCGCCGGCTACTCTAGTGGATAGTCCGCGAGGCGTGGTTCCTGTGATTGTTTGGCAATCTTCTTATTTTGAAGGTTCCGGTTATTCCCCCCAAAGACGCTGTCAGGAAGTGTCCTCTCGGTTCCAGACTTATTACAACAATAAAATTCTAGAGTATCTGACGACAGGTATCGTGAATGGCTATCCGGTCATTTGTGTCAGTCAAACTAATGGAGGTAGTTGTGCGGGAGTCTTGTTTACTCTCCAACAAGGAGATGATGCGAACCGCGTCTTACAACAAATGTTTAGTGTTCGCTCTGGTGCATCTACACCGTTATATCAGAGTACAGGCCGCCGCCCCCGCCCCCGCAAACTCTATATTGACATGGAGAATTATCTGAATACAGCACCCGTCGAAAGTGGGTCTTCTCCTAGCGTAGCTCCAACCCAACCCCAGCCAGCTCCCAATCCTGCTCCAGCGAATAATCCAGGTTCGGGTTCTGGTGGCTCGATTTGGTAA
- a CDS encoding S1 family peptidase: MTKPVVALLACGMCGLVWHYGPLKPMLDDRPLTADRIQWHYGPLQPQLDDRPSWTTVPTAPVSSPKSPQEIRQIARAIAVKVIAGTSQGSGIILGREGETYQVVTNRHVLIASDTYEIQTSDGQVYAAIQVTTIDFRGNDLALLTFRSDRPYTVAFIAEVSAVVESEVFAAGFPLQSPPDAAEDGFVFNRGTLQWLLEQPLADGYQMGYDNDIRKGMSGGPLLNNRGEVIGINGMHAYPLWGNPYIYADGSQPNPFLQETLIALSWAIPIDLFQSLSNFEVLSQESGEVHPMPPVPPSHSQPVW; encoded by the coding sequence ATGACTAAGCCTGTTGTAGCATTACTGGCTTGTGGGATGTGCGGCTTGGTATGGCATTACGGGCCGCTAAAGCCTATGTTGGACGATCGCCCCTTAACCGCCGATCGCATCCAATGGCACTACGGGCCCCTACAGCCCCAGTTAGACGATCGCCCATCCTGGACGACTGTACCCACTGCTCCGGTTTCTTCACCTAAATCTCCCCAGGAAATACGCCAAATTGCCAGGGCGATCGCCGTAAAAGTCATCGCTGGAACCAGTCAGGGTTCGGGGATTATTCTCGGCCGAGAAGGAGAAACCTATCAAGTGGTGACCAACCGTCATGTCTTGATTGCCTCGGATACCTACGAGATCCAAACCTCTGATGGTCAGGTCTATGCAGCCATTCAGGTTACCACGATTGATTTCCGGGGGAACGATCTGGCCTTGTTGACCTTTAGGAGCGATCGCCCCTACACCGTTGCTTTTATTGCAGAAGTTTCTGCTGTCGTAGAGAGCGAAGTGTTTGCAGCAGGATTTCCCCTCCAATCTCCCCCTGATGCGGCTGAGGATGGATTTGTCTTTAACCGGGGAACCCTTCAATGGCTCCTAGAGCAACCCTTAGCCGATGGCTATCAGATGGGTTACGACAACGACATTCGTAAAGGAATGAGCGGGGGGCCTCTCTTAAACAACCGAGGTGAAGTCATTGGCATTAATGGAATGCACGCCTATCCCCTCTGGGGAAATCCCTATATCTATGCCGATGGCAGCCAACCCAATCCTTTCTTGCAGGAGACCCTGATCGCCCTCAGTTGGGCCATTCCCATTGATCTATTTCAAAGTTTGAGTAACTTCGAGGTTTTGTCCCAAGAGTCTGGGGAGGTTCACCCAATGCCCCCAGTTCCTCCATCTCATTCACAACCCGTGTGGTGA
- a CDS encoding S1 family peptidase, which yields MNRHYLSAALAGTAIISTIVMTQATPTFALTGVEINNIAYEVTVLIKAPEGEGHGSGVIIAKEGNTYYVLTANHVVSYETQYNLITSDKQGYAIDYSKIQRLNGVDLAIVPFTSDKDYRIAKLANTNTVQQGQSVFISGWPATTQSIQQVTRQFTSGIVSSLLEQPRSDGYGLVYDATTRSGMSGGPVFDSEGRVIAIHGLGDAIKREEFENVVGNTDNLEQSASRNAASPNTGYPDRPELDAIADLIGSGFNLGIPITIYLQAAPGSNIFLTVQVENTPVQQAVVDYTPPAQPDPRDTMNINDVFSNINQGLNTINNGVNTIQRVCRFFGCR from the coding sequence ATGAATAGACATTATCTATCTGCGGCTTTAGCAGGAACGGCGATCATCAGCACCATCGTCATGACCCAAGCCACGCCAACCTTCGCCCTCACCGGAGTCGAAATCAACAACATCGCCTACGAAGTCACCGTTCTCATCAAAGCGCCTGAAGGAGAAGGCCATGGCTCTGGAGTCATTATCGCCAAAGAGGGCAACACCTATTACGTCCTCACCGCCAACCATGTCGTCAGTTATGAAACCCAGTACAATCTCATTACCTCAGATAAGCAAGGTTACGCCATCGACTACAGCAAAATCCAACGGTTGAATGGCGTAGACTTGGCCATTGTTCCCTTCACCAGTGACAAAGACTATCGCATTGCCAAATTAGCCAACACCAATACCGTTCAACAAGGACAATCCGTTTTCATTTCCGGTTGGCCGGCCACGACTCAATCCATTCAACAAGTGACTCGCCAATTTACGAGCGGTATTGTCTCTAGCCTACTGGAACAACCCCGTAGTGATGGCTATGGTTTAGTCTATGACGCAACCACCCGATCCGGTATGAGTGGCGGCCCGGTATTTGATTCCGAGGGGCGAGTCATTGCTATTCATGGGTTAGGAGATGCCATCAAACGAGAAGAATTTGAAAATGTTGTAGGAAATACCGACAATCTGGAACAATCCGCTTCTCGTAATGCTGCGTCCCCCAATACGGGCTACCCAGATCGTCCAGAACTTGATGCGATCGCCGATCTCATTGGGTCAGGATTTAACTTAGGCATTCCCATCACTATATACTTGCAAGCCGCTCCTGGGTCAAACATTTTTCTCACCGTACAAGTCGAAAACACCCCCGTCCAACAAGCCGTGGTTGACTACACCCCTCCGGCCCAACCCGACCCACGGGACACCATGAACATTAACGACGTTTTCTCCAACATTAATCAAGGTTTAAACACCATCAATAATGGGGTTAACACCATCCAGAGAGTTTGCAGATTTTTTGGCTGTCGATGA